The proteins below come from a single Papaver somniferum cultivar HN1 chromosome 11, ASM357369v1, whole genome shotgun sequence genomic window:
- the LOC113321196 gene encoding methyltransferase-like protein 23, protein MGGGIKEFDIATTEKRLVVQELENMSDPETGRILTGSWVWDSSVLLSDWMATSQRQNDEFDLQGKTVLEFGAGMGIPGMTAALLGASHVVLTDVRSLIPGLQNNVDINSLGDRVKVGELVWGSEDSWSSLIRDIPELAHRIDLVLMSDVFYDITNMPEIGRTLRWIVKGDLKTRVWCATEIRQWTSQCLYELMKEGFNVIELTNRRLDSPPNLISSCSSLMDGDCDENQPSFAVFQIVPRLNDV, encoded by the coding sequence ATGGGTGGTGGTATCAAAGAGTTTGATATTGCAACAACAGAGAAAAGACTAGTCGTTCAAGAGTTAGAGAACATGTCGGACCCAGAAACAGGTCGAATTCTGACGGGGTCATGGGTTTGGGACTCTTCGGTTTTGTTGTCCGATTGGATGGCAACGAGTCAACGACAAAATGATGAATTTGATCTCCAAGGCAAAACGGTGCTTGAATTTGGTGCTGGCATGGGGATCCCCGGTATGACCGCTGCGTTACTTGGCGCATCTCATGTCGTTCTCACCGACGTCAGGTCTCTCATTCCTGGTCTTCAAAATAATGTAGATATTAACTCACTTGGAGACCGAGTTAAAGTGGGTGAGCTTGTTTGGGGTTCAGAAGACTCCTGGTCAAGTTTGATCCGTGACATTCCAGAGTTGGCTCATAGGATTGACTTGGTTTTAATGTCGGACGTGTTTTACGACATAACTAACATGCCAGAGATTGGAAGGACGCTGAGATGGATTGTCAAAGGCGATTTGAAGACTCGGGTTTGGTGTGCGACTGAGATTCGGCAATGGACGAGTCAATGTCTTTACGAGTTGATGAAGGAAGGGTTCAATGTGATTGAGTTAACGAACCGACGTCTCGACTCTCCTCCGAATCTTATCTCCTCCTGTTCAAGTTTGATGGATGGTGATTGTGACGAGAATCAACCAAGTTTTGCAGTTTTCCAAATTGTACCAAGATTAAATGATGTGTAA
- the LOC113321326 gene encoding 26S proteasome non-ATPase regulatory subunit 2 homolog A-like isoform X2: MTDPNPKKNNAEPTEEASLKVPAKDPKKKKDEKKDEDLSDEDLALKQQLELYVERVQDPLPGVQKLALESMRQEIRTSTSSMTSVPKPLKFLRPHYGTLKTYFATMEDSELKKYLADILSVLALTMSAEGERESLKYRLLGSEGDIGSWGHEYVRNLAGEISQEYATRQIEDAKIEDLMGLVQQIVAFHMKHNAEPEAADLLMEVEDLDLLVEHVDAANYKRTCMYLVSLASYLPGPDDLLVLEIAYVIYLKFDEYPLSLRIAIGLDNLQYVKDMFKSCNDIQRKKQFCYILARHGVHFVLEEEVISDDDERESCQEILNNMKLSEGYLNLARDIEVMEPKSPEDIYKAHLIDGRASAGASVDSARQNLAATFVNAFVNAGFGQDKLMTVPSDASSGGTTGGWLYKNKEHGKASAAASLGMILLWDVDNGLSQLDKYFHSNDNHVIAGALLGVGIVNCSIKHDCDPAMALLSDYINKEDSTVRIGAIMGLGLAYAGTQNEQIYKQLSPILGDSNAPLDVIAFTAISLGLVFVGSCHADVAQSIILALMDRNEAELGEPLTRLLPLGLGLLYLGKQENVEATAEVSKTFHEKIKKYCDMTLLSCAYAGTGNVLKVQHLLGECSQHLEKGETHQGPAVLGIAMVAMAEELGLDMTIRSLEHMLQYGEQNIRRAVPLALGLLCISNPKVNVMDTLSRLSHDTDSEVAMAATISLGLIGAGTNNARIASMLRNLSSYYYKEASLLFCVRIAQGLVHMGKGLLTLAPHHSERFLLSPTALAGLIVLLHTCLDMKSLILGKYHYVLYFLALAMKPRMLMTVDENQKPLSVPVRVGQAVDVVGQAGRPKTITGFQTHSTPVLLAAGDRAELATDKYIPLSPILEGFVVLRENPDYQEDN, from the exons ATGACTGATCCAAACCCTAAAAAGAATAATGCCGAACCTACAGAAGAAGCTTCTTTGAAAGTACCAGCAAAAGAtcctaagaagaagaaggatgagaagaaagatgaagactta TCGGATGAAGATTTGGCTCTTAAGCAACAATTGGAGCTTTATGTTGAGAGAGTTCAGGATCCCTTGCCTGGAGTGCAGAAATTAGCCCTAGAAAGCATGAG GCAGGAGATTCGAACCTCAACTAGCTCAATGACTTCTGTGCCAAAGCCACTTAAGTTTCTCCGACCACATTATGGAACTCTAAAGACTTATTTTGCTACAATGGAAGATTCAGAACTGAAG AAATACCTTGCGGACATACTATCAGTTTTGGCCTTGACAATGTCAGCTGAAGGAGAACGG GAGAGCCTTAAATACAGATTGTTGGGCTCAGAGGGAGATATTGGTTCGTGGGGACATGAATATGTTAG GAACCTTGCAGGAGAAATCTCACAAGAATATGCGACGCGACAG ATTGAAGATGCCAAAATTGAAGATTTGATGGGGCTGGTGCAGCAAATCGTTGCCTTCCACATGAAG CACAATGCGGAGCCTGAAGCTGCTGATCTTCTAATGGAG GTTGAGGACCTTGATTTGTTAGTTGAGCATGTTGATGCTGCAAATTACAAAAGGACATGCATGTACCTTGTTAGTTTGGCCAG CTACTTACCTGGACCCGATGATCTGTTGGTTCTAGAAATAGCATATGTGATCTATCTGAAGTTCGATGAGTACCCTTTGTCACTTCGGATTGCAATTGGCCTGGATAATTTGCAG TATGTGAAGGATATGTTTAAATCCTGCAATGATATTCAACGGAAAAAGCAGTTCTGTTATATTCTTGCACGACAT GGTGTTCATTTTGTGCTGGAGGAGGAAGTGATTTCTGATGACGATGAAAGGGAGTCGTGTCAAGAGATCTTAAACAATATGAAACTAAGTGAAGGCTATCTCAATCTTGCTCGTGACATTGAGGTCATGGAACCCAAGTCTCCTGAAGATATTTATAAG GCGCACTTGATTGACGGCAGGGCTAGTGCTGGTGCAAGTGTTGATTCGGCCAGGCAGAATTTAGCTGCTACATTTGTGAATGCATTTGTAAATGCCGGTTTTGGTCAG gaTAAGTTGATGACAGTCCCTTCAGACGCTTCAAGTGGTGGTACTACAGGAGGATGGCTGTATAAGAATAAGGAACATGGCAAGGCTAGTGCAGCAGCAAGTCTG GGTATGATCTTGTTATGGGATGTGGACAATGGGCTTTCACAGCTTGACAAGTACTTTCACAGCAATGACAACCACGTTATTGCTGGTGCATTGTTAGGTGTTGGAATTGTCAATTGCAGTATCAAACACGATTGCGATCCT gcaATGGCACTTCTTTCCGACTATATAAATAAAGAAGATTCAACTGTCCGCATCGGAGCAATTATGGGGCTAGGTTTAGCATATGCAGGAACCCAAAATGAGCAG ATCTACAAGCAATTATCTCCAATTCTGGGAGATTCAAATGCCCCACTGGATGTGATTGCATTTACTGCAATCTCTCTGGGCTTGGTCTTCGTGGGTTCGTGCCATGCGGATGTTGCACAGTCCATTATACTTGCCTTGATGGATCGTAATGAGGCTGAGCTTGGGGAGCCTCTCACTCGACTTCTACCACTCGGACTTGGTCTTCTGTATCTCGGGAAGCAG GAAAATGTGGAGGCTACTGCAGAAGTTTCCAAGACATTTcatgaaaagataaaaaaatattgtGATATGACCTTATTATCTTGTGCCTATGCTGGCACTGGGAATGTCCTCAAG GTTCAGCATCTTCTTGGGGAATGTTCTCAACATCTTGAGAAGGGTGAGACCCATCAAGGACCTGCTGTGCTCGGAATAGCTATGGTAGCAATGGCTGAAGAACTTGGCCTTGATATGACAATTCGATCACTAGAGCACATGTTACAGTATGGAGAGCAGAATATTCGTCGAGCAGTTCCATTGGCTCTTGGACTCCTCTGCATCTCAAACCCAAAG GTaaatgttatggatacattaagCAGACTTAGCCATGACACGGACTCAGAAGTAGCAATG GCAGCGACTATATCTTTGGGGTTGATAGGTGCTGGTACCAATAATGCTCGAATAGCTAGCATGCTTCGCAATCTTTCAAGTTATTATTACAAAGAAGCCAGCCTCTTGTTTTGT GTTCGGATTGCTCAAGGTCTCGTGCATATGGGAAAGGGTTTACTTACTCTTGCTCCTCACCATTCTGAGCGGTTTCTTCTCTCCCC GACGGCACTTGCTGGATTAATCGTATTGCTCCATACTTGCCTTGACATGAAATCTCTTATTCTTGGGAAGTACCATTACGTGCTCTATTTTCTTGCTTTAGCCATGAAG CCGAGGATGTTGATGACTGTGGACGAGAACCAAAAACCTTTGTCGGTACCTGTAAGAGTTGGGCAAGCCGTGGACGTGGTTGGTCAGGCTGGCCGGCCCAAGACGATCACCGGATTTCAGACACACTCGACGCCTGTTCTTTTAGCTGCTGGTGATAGAGCAGAGCTCGCTACAGACAA GTACATTCCCCTTTCACCCATTCTTGAAGGATTTGTCGTGCTTAGAGAAAACCCAGATTACCAGGAGGACAATTAG
- the LOC113321326 gene encoding 26S proteasome non-ATPase regulatory subunit 2 homolog A-like isoform X1, with translation MTDPNPKKNNAEPTEEASLKVPAKDPKKKKDEKKDEDLSDEDLALKQQLELYVERVQDPLPGVQKLALESMRQEIRTSTSSMTSVPKPLKFLRPHYGTLKTYFATMEDSELKKYLADILSVLALTMSAEGERESLKYRLLGSEGDIGSWGHEYVRNLAGEISQEYATRQQIEDAKIEDLMGLVQQIVAFHMKHNAEPEAADLLMEVEDLDLLVEHVDAANYKRTCMYLVSLASYLPGPDDLLVLEIAYVIYLKFDEYPLSLRIAIGLDNLQYVKDMFKSCNDIQRKKQFCYILARHGVHFVLEEEVISDDDERESCQEILNNMKLSEGYLNLARDIEVMEPKSPEDIYKAHLIDGRASAGASVDSARQNLAATFVNAFVNAGFGQDKLMTVPSDASSGGTTGGWLYKNKEHGKASAAASLGMILLWDVDNGLSQLDKYFHSNDNHVIAGALLGVGIVNCSIKHDCDPAMALLSDYINKEDSTVRIGAIMGLGLAYAGTQNEQIYKQLSPILGDSNAPLDVIAFTAISLGLVFVGSCHADVAQSIILALMDRNEAELGEPLTRLLPLGLGLLYLGKQENVEATAEVSKTFHEKIKKYCDMTLLSCAYAGTGNVLKVQHLLGECSQHLEKGETHQGPAVLGIAMVAMAEELGLDMTIRSLEHMLQYGEQNIRRAVPLALGLLCISNPKVNVMDTLSRLSHDTDSEVAMAATISLGLIGAGTNNARIASMLRNLSSYYYKEASLLFCVRIAQGLVHMGKGLLTLAPHHSERFLLSPTALAGLIVLLHTCLDMKSLILGKYHYVLYFLALAMKPRMLMTVDENQKPLSVPVRVGQAVDVVGQAGRPKTITGFQTHSTPVLLAAGDRAELATDKYIPLSPILEGFVVLRENPDYQEDN, from the exons ATGACTGATCCAAACCCTAAAAAGAATAATGCCGAACCTACAGAAGAAGCTTCTTTGAAAGTACCAGCAAAAGAtcctaagaagaagaaggatgagaagaaagatgaagactta TCGGATGAAGATTTGGCTCTTAAGCAACAATTGGAGCTTTATGTTGAGAGAGTTCAGGATCCCTTGCCTGGAGTGCAGAAATTAGCCCTAGAAAGCATGAG GCAGGAGATTCGAACCTCAACTAGCTCAATGACTTCTGTGCCAAAGCCACTTAAGTTTCTCCGACCACATTATGGAACTCTAAAGACTTATTTTGCTACAATGGAAGATTCAGAACTGAAG AAATACCTTGCGGACATACTATCAGTTTTGGCCTTGACAATGTCAGCTGAAGGAGAACGG GAGAGCCTTAAATACAGATTGTTGGGCTCAGAGGGAGATATTGGTTCGTGGGGACATGAATATGTTAG GAACCTTGCAGGAGAAATCTCACAAGAATATGCGACGCGACAG CAGATTGAAGATGCCAAAATTGAAGATTTGATGGGGCTGGTGCAGCAAATCGTTGCCTTCCACATGAAG CACAATGCGGAGCCTGAAGCTGCTGATCTTCTAATGGAG GTTGAGGACCTTGATTTGTTAGTTGAGCATGTTGATGCTGCAAATTACAAAAGGACATGCATGTACCTTGTTAGTTTGGCCAG CTACTTACCTGGACCCGATGATCTGTTGGTTCTAGAAATAGCATATGTGATCTATCTGAAGTTCGATGAGTACCCTTTGTCACTTCGGATTGCAATTGGCCTGGATAATTTGCAG TATGTGAAGGATATGTTTAAATCCTGCAATGATATTCAACGGAAAAAGCAGTTCTGTTATATTCTTGCACGACAT GGTGTTCATTTTGTGCTGGAGGAGGAAGTGATTTCTGATGACGATGAAAGGGAGTCGTGTCAAGAGATCTTAAACAATATGAAACTAAGTGAAGGCTATCTCAATCTTGCTCGTGACATTGAGGTCATGGAACCCAAGTCTCCTGAAGATATTTATAAG GCGCACTTGATTGACGGCAGGGCTAGTGCTGGTGCAAGTGTTGATTCGGCCAGGCAGAATTTAGCTGCTACATTTGTGAATGCATTTGTAAATGCCGGTTTTGGTCAG gaTAAGTTGATGACAGTCCCTTCAGACGCTTCAAGTGGTGGTACTACAGGAGGATGGCTGTATAAGAATAAGGAACATGGCAAGGCTAGTGCAGCAGCAAGTCTG GGTATGATCTTGTTATGGGATGTGGACAATGGGCTTTCACAGCTTGACAAGTACTTTCACAGCAATGACAACCACGTTATTGCTGGTGCATTGTTAGGTGTTGGAATTGTCAATTGCAGTATCAAACACGATTGCGATCCT gcaATGGCACTTCTTTCCGACTATATAAATAAAGAAGATTCAACTGTCCGCATCGGAGCAATTATGGGGCTAGGTTTAGCATATGCAGGAACCCAAAATGAGCAG ATCTACAAGCAATTATCTCCAATTCTGGGAGATTCAAATGCCCCACTGGATGTGATTGCATTTACTGCAATCTCTCTGGGCTTGGTCTTCGTGGGTTCGTGCCATGCGGATGTTGCACAGTCCATTATACTTGCCTTGATGGATCGTAATGAGGCTGAGCTTGGGGAGCCTCTCACTCGACTTCTACCACTCGGACTTGGTCTTCTGTATCTCGGGAAGCAG GAAAATGTGGAGGCTACTGCAGAAGTTTCCAAGACATTTcatgaaaagataaaaaaatattgtGATATGACCTTATTATCTTGTGCCTATGCTGGCACTGGGAATGTCCTCAAG GTTCAGCATCTTCTTGGGGAATGTTCTCAACATCTTGAGAAGGGTGAGACCCATCAAGGACCTGCTGTGCTCGGAATAGCTATGGTAGCAATGGCTGAAGAACTTGGCCTTGATATGACAATTCGATCACTAGAGCACATGTTACAGTATGGAGAGCAGAATATTCGTCGAGCAGTTCCATTGGCTCTTGGACTCCTCTGCATCTCAAACCCAAAG GTaaatgttatggatacattaagCAGACTTAGCCATGACACGGACTCAGAAGTAGCAATG GCAGCGACTATATCTTTGGGGTTGATAGGTGCTGGTACCAATAATGCTCGAATAGCTAGCATGCTTCGCAATCTTTCAAGTTATTATTACAAAGAAGCCAGCCTCTTGTTTTGT GTTCGGATTGCTCAAGGTCTCGTGCATATGGGAAAGGGTTTACTTACTCTTGCTCCTCACCATTCTGAGCGGTTTCTTCTCTCCCC GACGGCACTTGCTGGATTAATCGTATTGCTCCATACTTGCCTTGACATGAAATCTCTTATTCTTGGGAAGTACCATTACGTGCTCTATTTTCTTGCTTTAGCCATGAAG CCGAGGATGTTGATGACTGTGGACGAGAACCAAAAACCTTTGTCGGTACCTGTAAGAGTTGGGCAAGCCGTGGACGTGGTTGGTCAGGCTGGCCGGCCCAAGACGATCACCGGATTTCAGACACACTCGACGCCTGTTCTTTTAGCTGCTGGTGATAGAGCAGAGCTCGCTACAGACAA GTACATTCCCCTTTCACCCATTCTTGAAGGATTTGTCGTGCTTAGAGAAAACCCAGATTACCAGGAGGACAATTAG